In Bacillota bacterium, the following are encoded in one genomic region:
- a CDS encoding ABC transporter ATP-binding protein encodes MLAIEVEKLTRTFSVRGEKKNRGRSAAGPEQPDAGVGGGRGGWLRRRRDRVVRQVTALGGVDMEVREGELFGLLGPNGAGKTTLIKILATLLYPTSGRALVGGHDVVKDPMAVKRIINMVSGGESVGYDILTVRENLWMFAQFYGIPSREAMRRVDGLIERLGLGEKANSRINRLSTGQKQKMNFARGFISDPAVIFLDEPTVGLDVNAARAIRGFIREWIGERAGRTVLLTTHYMAEADELCDRVAIIDRGRILACGAPSALKRSLGREVVIRLEVDGGAAADERLAGTVGGWPGVKSSSRRVVPGSGACELSLILHEEAAIVPVMGRMDEAGIRVKAFRKEEPTLEDVFVSLVGRGLEEGAGDNHA; translated from the coding sequence ATGCTGGCGATAGAGGTGGAGAAGCTCACCCGTACCTTCTCCGTCCGTGGTGAGAAGAAGAACAGGGGGCGGTCCGCCGCCGGCCCGGAGCAGCCAGATGCCGGCGTGGGCGGTGGGCGCGGGGGCTGGCTGCGGCGGCGGCGGGACCGGGTGGTGCGGCAGGTAACCGCCCTGGGTGGGGTGGACATGGAGGTGCGGGAAGGGGAGCTGTTCGGCCTGCTGGGCCCCAACGGGGCAGGCAAGACCACCCTCATCAAGATCCTGGCCACGCTCCTTTACCCCACGTCGGGCCGGGCCCTGGTGGGGGGCCACGACGTGGTGAAGGATCCCATGGCGGTGAAGCGCATCATCAACATGGTTTCCGGCGGGGAATCGGTGGGATACGACATCCTCACCGTGCGGGAGAACCTGTGGATGTTCGCCCAGTTCTACGGCATCCCCTCGCGCGAGGCCATGCGGCGCGTCGACGGTCTCATCGAGAGGCTGGGCCTGGGGGAGAAGGCCAACTCCCGCATCAACCGGCTGTCCACCGGCCAGAAGCAGAAGATGAACTTCGCCCGCGGTTTCATCTCCGACCCGGCCGTGATATTCCTGGACGAACCCACGGTGGGCCTTGACGTGAATGCCGCCCGCGCCATCCGCGGCTTCATCCGGGAGTGGATCGGCGAGCGGGCCGGCCGCACCGTGCTCCTGACCACGCACTACATGGCCGAGGCCGACGAGCTGTGCGACCGGGTGGCCATCATCGACCGGGGGCGCATCCTGGCCTGCGGTGCGCCTTCAGCCCTCAAGCGGTCGCTGGGCCGGGAGGTGGTGATCCGCCTGGAGGTCGACGGCGGGGCGGCGGCGGACGAGCGCTTGGCCGGCACCGTGGGAGGCTGGCCGGGGGTGAAGTCCTCGAGCCGGCGGGTGGTGCCCGGCAGCGGCGCGTGCGAGCTGAGCCTGATCCTGCACGAGGAGGCGGCCATCGTCCCCGTGATGGGACGCATGGATGAGGCGGGCATCCGCGTGAAGGCCTTCCGCAAGGAGGAACCCACCCTGGAGGACGTCTTCGTGTCCCTGGTGGGCAGGGGGCTGGAGGAAGGCGCAGGTGACAACCATGCCTGA
- a CDS encoding ABC transporter permease, with the protein MPESSPRGIPESAEAYPTGAAPGGTAAHSMRRGGGHSAGSYLVDNLRALWGRAYVRVVGTNRELSWLFFDTVLPVLGVVAYVYIYRSIKAPEVFVGYVILGGAISAYWLHVLWGMGSTFYFDKQSGQLELFFVAPISRMAILGGMAFGGMVQTTVRAAGALILGSLAFGVKYRTDALGLLVVGFLVTLIALYGLGMVFASLFLLHGREAWHLSNLLQEPIFLLCGFYFPVRALGFWAAALAGVVPLTLGLDALRQLAFADAGMGLLPAGVEVAINAGLAVLYLVGAALALAHMERIAKREGRLTMRWQ; encoded by the coding sequence ATGCCTGAATCGTCTCCCCGCGGGATTCCCGAGAGTGCCGAGGCGTACCCCACCGGGGCGGCGCCGGGCGGGACCGCAGCACACTCCATGCGCCGCGGGGGAGGGCACTCGGCGGGCTCGTACCTGGTTGACAACCTACGGGCACTGTGGGGACGTGCCTACGTCCGCGTGGTAGGGACGAACCGGGAGCTCTCCTGGTTGTTCTTCGACACCGTCCTGCCCGTACTGGGTGTGGTCGCCTACGTGTACATCTACCGCTCCATAAAGGCTCCCGAGGTGTTCGTCGGCTACGTCATCCTGGGGGGTGCCATCTCGGCCTACTGGCTGCACGTGCTGTGGGGGATGGGGTCGACCTTCTACTTTGACAAGCAGAGCGGGCAACTGGAGCTGTTCTTCGTCGCTCCCATCTCCCGGATGGCCATTCTGGGGGGCATGGCCTTCGGAGGCATGGTGCAGACCACGGTGCGGGCGGCCGGGGCCCTGATACTGGGCAGCCTCGCCTTCGGGGTAAAGTACCGTACGGATGCCTTGGGCCTCCTGGTGGTGGGGTTCCTCGTTACCCTCATTGCCCTGTACGGACTTGGGATGGTGTTTGCCTCTCTCTTCCTGCTGCACGGGCGGGAGGCCTGGCACCTGTCCAACCTCCTCCAGGAACCCATATTCCTCCTGTGCGGGTTCTACTTCCCGGTCAGGGCCCTGGGCTTCTGGGCGGCGGCATTGGCGGGCGTCGTCCCCCTGACCCTGGGGCTGGACGCCCTCCGCCAGCTGGCCTTTGCCGATGCCGGCATGGGGCTCCTGCCGGCGGGGGTGGAGGTGGCCATCAACGCCGGGCTGGCCGTGCTGTACCTGGTGGGTGCCGCGCTGGCCCTGGCCCACATGGAGCGGATCGCCAAGCGAGAAGGGAGGCTGACCATGCGATGGCAGTGA
- a CDS encoding ABC transporter permease yields MAVKTTGSSPSSGAGSRDGRRASDSHLLRGAGGWHVLRQAGGWHVLRTGAWLGWQIGSNWTDPFLFAVYSIFRPVAQGLILVFMYLVISRDALSSPMFAHVYLGNAFFAFVGQVMMGVSWCILEDREFFRTFRYIYILPGRLQWYITGRAAAGAAIGALSVVILLVFGRLFLGLPLHLARVNWPYFLPVLLLGVVACAAMGMALAGVYLISARHGGAYSEAVAGLFYVLAGVVYPIDILPAWVQPVSRVLPLTWWVEGLRRACLGHGMAASLAWASDGMILAILLGTAVLLVLVCLAVLVGCERVARQRGLLDVATFH; encoded by the coding sequence ATGGCAGTGAAGACGACCGGCAGCTCCCCCTCCTCCGGGGCGGGCAGCCGGGACGGCCGGCGCGCGTCGGACAGCCACCTGCTGCGCGGGGCGGGAGGGTGGCACGTGCTGCGCCAGGCGGGAGGGTGGCACGTGCTGCGCACGGGGGCCTGGCTGGGCTGGCAGATCGGCTCCAACTGGACCGACCCCTTCCTGTTCGCAGTGTATTCCATCTTCCGGCCGGTGGCACAGGGGCTGATCCTGGTCTTCATGTACCTGGTGATCTCCCGGGACGCCCTTTCATCGCCCATGTTCGCCCACGTGTACCTGGGCAACGCCTTCTTCGCCTTCGTGGGGCAGGTCATGATGGGGGTGAGCTGGTGTATCCTGGAGGACCGGGAGTTCTTCCGCACCTTCCGCTACATCTACATCCTGCCCGGACGCCTGCAGTGGTACATCACGGGCCGCGCGGCGGCGGGCGCCGCCATCGGCGCGCTCTCCGTGGTGATCCTGCTCGTCTTCGGCCGCCTGTTCCTGGGGCTGCCCCTGCACCTGGCCCGGGTCAACTGGCCGTATTTCCTGCCCGTGCTGCTGCTGGGGGTGGTGGCGTGCGCGGCCATGGGGATGGCCCTGGCCGGCGTATACCTGATCAGCGCCCGGCACGGTGGGGCGTACTCGGAGGCGGTGGCGGGACTGTTCTACGTCCTGGCGGGCGTGGTCTATCCCATAGACATCCTGCCCGCATGGGTGCAGCCTGTCTCCCGTGTGCTTCCGCTCACCTGGTGGGTCGAGGGCCTGCGGCGGGCCTGCCTGGGCCACGGCATGGCGGCTTCCCTGGCCTGGGCGTCAGATGGCATGATCCTGGCAATACTGCTGGGCACGGCCGTGCTGCTGGTGCTGGTGTGCCTGGCCGTCCTGGTGGGTTGTGAGAGGGTGGCCAGGCAGCGTGGCCTCCTGGACGTGGCCACCTTCCACTGA